The genomic region TCACGGAAGTGCTGATGATATTGATAATGCGCCCGTACTGCCGCGCCCGCATAGCCGGCACCACGGTTTGCACCAGCAAGTGGTTGCACACTACGTGCTGCTCAAATGCCGCCCGAAAGGCATCGACGGACGCCTCAATGATAGGACCACCGGCTGGGCCGCCGGTATTGTTAATGAGCACGTGAAAACCAGCCGGATGCGCCTGTAGGTATTCCGCCACCCGTGTGGCTACTTGGTCGGGCTGGGTGAAATCGGCTACAATGTAGTCGTGCTGCTGGTTAGTGGGCGTAGGTAGAGTGGCAGCCGTTTCGCGCAGCGCGGTTTCGTTGCGGGCTAGCAACGTAACGGTGGCACCTTGCCGGGCTAGCTCTTCCGCAATGGCTCGGCCAATACCCTGCGTGCTGCCGCTCACTAAGGCCTTTTGATGGGAGAAGGGTGCAGTGAAACTCATAGTAGTAGAAACCGGTACAGAAGCCGATGTTTTGAGATATTTGTTGAAATCCAGTGCAGGCTTGTTACTGAGCCACGTAATTACACGTCCTTTCCCTTACCTCCCTCTTCAAAACCGCACCACATGAATCGACCAATCAACCTGCAGAAATGGGTGGATGAGCACCGCCACTTGCTAAAGCCACCCGTGGGCAATCAGCAGGTATTCAAAGACAACAAAGATTTTATTGTGATGGTGGTAGGTGGCCCCAACTCCCGCAAAGACTACCACGTGGACGAGGGCGAGGAGCTGTTTTGGCAGCTGGAGGGCGACATTGTGGTGAAAATAATAGAGAATGGCCAGCCGGTAGACATCGAGATTAAAGCTGGCGAAATGTACCTGCTACCTGCCGGCGTGCCCCACTCGCCGCGGCGGCCGGCCCATACCATTGGCTTGGTGGTGGAGCGCTACCGCACGGCCGGCGAGCTAGACGGCTTTCAGTGGTACTGCGAAAACTGCGGCCACAAGCTCTACGAGGAATTTGCCGAAATTACCGACATCGTGGCGCAGTTGCCACCCATCATGAACCGCTTCTGGCAAGATGAGCACAAGCGCACGTGCCGCGTGTGCGGCACCGTGATGGCCCCACCCGCCCCGGCCCCGGCTTCGTAAGTACCTGCTGGCGGCCCTCGCCTCCGCCCCCTACCTTTGCCTGCATGACCTTTGACCCCACCCCCGCGTTTGCCGCTCACCTCGATGCCCAGGACCCGCTGCGCGACTTCCGTAGTCGCTTCCTGATTCCGCCCGCGCCGGGTGGTGGCGAGAGCCTCTATCTGTGCGGCAACTCGCTGGGCCTGCAACCCCGCGCCGTGCGCGCCGCCTTGGACCAGGAACTGAACACCTGGGCCGAGCTGGCCGTGGATGGGCACTTCGATGGCCCCTCGCCGTGGATGCACTACCACGAGACCCTGGCCGAAACCGCGGCGCTGGTAGTAGGCGCCAAGCCCATAGAGGTGGTAGTGATGAACAACCTGACCACCAACCTGCACCTACTGCTTACCACCTTCTACCGCCCTACCCCTACCCGCTATAAGGTACTGATGGAAGGCGGCGCGTTTCCCTCGGACCAATACGCGTTGGAAACACAGGTGAAGCTGCATGGCCTGGAGCTCGATGATGCCATTGTGGAGCTGGTACCCCGGCCCGGCGAGCACACCTTGCGCACGGAGGACATTGAGGCGAAAATTGCCGAGCTGGGCGATTCGCTGGCGACCATCCTGATGGGTGGCATCAACTACTACACCGGGCAAGTGTTTGATATGGCAACTATTACGCAGGCCGGACATGCTGTAGGCGCTACCGTGGGCTTCGACCTAGCCCATGCGGCTGGCAACGTGGAACTACACCTGCACGACTGGGATGTAGATTTTGCCTGCTGGTGCACCTATAAATACATGAACTCGGGGCCGGGTAGCGTGGGCGGCGCCTTTGTGCACGAGCGGTTTGCCCACCGCCCCGATTTGCTGCGCCTGGCCGGCTGGTGGGGCCACGATGCTGATGAGCGGTTCAAGATGCAGAAGGGCTTTAAGCCTATGGCAGGAGCCGCCGGCTGGCAGTTGGCCAACGGCAACATCCTGACTCTAGCGGCGCACCGGGCGGCGCTGGC from Hymenobacter aerilatus harbors:
- a CDS encoding SDR family oxidoreductase, with translation MSFTAPFSHQKALVSGSTQGIGRAIAEELARQGATVTLLARNETALRETAATLPTPTNQQHDYIVADFTQPDQVATRVAEYLQAHPAGFHVLINNTGGPAGGPIIEASVDAFRAAFEQHVVCNHLLVQTVVPAMRARQYGRIINIISTSVKVPLPGLGVSNTIRAAVANWAKTLANELASDGITVNNVLPGMTQTQRLENLLEKQAAAATKSVAEVETAAKQQIPARRFGEAEEIAAAAVFFASPAAGYVTGTNLAVDGGRTGSL
- a CDS encoding 3-hydroxyanthranilate 3,4-dioxygenase; its protein translation is MNRPINLQKWVDEHRHLLKPPVGNQQVFKDNKDFIVMVVGGPNSRKDYHVDEGEELFWQLEGDIVVKIIENGQPVDIEIKAGEMYLLPAGVPHSPRRPAHTIGLVVERYRTAGELDGFQWYCENCGHKLYEEFAEITDIVAQLPPIMNRFWQDEHKRTCRVCGTVMAPPAPAPAS
- the kynU gene encoding kynureninase gives rise to the protein MTFDPTPAFAAHLDAQDPLRDFRSRFLIPPAPGGGESLYLCGNSLGLQPRAVRAALDQELNTWAELAVDGHFDGPSPWMHYHETLAETAALVVGAKPIEVVVMNNLTTNLHLLLTTFYRPTPTRYKVLMEGGAFPSDQYALETQVKLHGLELDDAIVELVPRPGEHTLRTEDIEAKIAELGDSLATILMGGINYYTGQVFDMATITQAGHAVGATVGFDLAHAAGNVELHLHDWDVDFACWCTYKYMNSGPGSVGGAFVHERFAHRPDLLRLAGWWGHDADERFKMQKGFKPMAGAAGWQLANGNILTLAAHRAALALFAEVGGMGPLRRKSEQLTAYLEFLIHRLELPASRLEIITPTDPAARGCQLSLLVHQGGRELFDHLTQAGVVGDWREPNVIRLAPVPFYNSFADVQRVGEVLAAWAAQ